TACGGGCGGGCTTTCACGCTAGAGAGTACGAATTGGTGTATGCATGAGGGTCGCCAGAAGGATCATATGCTATTGTTAGGGCATATGGCGAGGcacttaagcttgcaaatccagGTACAATATTTGAGGTTGAAGTAGAGGACAGATAATACTTTAAGTACGTCTTCATGGCATTTGGTCCGTGTATCAGGGGTTTTCTAAACTACATCCACCCAGTAATCGTTGTTGATGGGACCCATTTGCATGAGAAATATAAAGGTATGTTGTTAATAGTAACGTGTATCGATGacaataataacatatatcctATTGCCTTCAGTATTGTAGATGGTGAGAACAATGCATCATGGACTTGGTTCATGACTCATTTGAAGGCTTTGATAGGAGACGTTCCTAATTTAGTGATTATATCAGATCATCACATCTCAATTGTAAAGGATGTTGCAAGTATATTCCCTGATGCATTTCATGCCCAATGTATATACCATATTCGGAACAATTTGGTTgacaaattcaagaataagGACATAATCTCATACTTTTACCTAGCGGCGAAAACTTATAGAATGTCTGACTTTTAGATGTATTGGGCTAAGCTCCATCAATATCTTGGTGTGACGGCCTATTTTGAGGAGGTTGGATTACAACGGTGTGCAAGTGTTTATCTAGTTCATTGTAGGTATGACAAGATGACGACAAATATAGTAGAGTACCTCAATGGAGTGTTGAAAGATGCATGAGAACTACCAATCACAAAGCTATTAGAGTATATCTGCGAATGGCTACAAGGTTGGTTCTATATCTGACGTACACATGCAATGGAATGCACAAACATTGTAACTGATTATGCAATGAGTATTCTTAAGGAATCAGAATTGATGTCTAGAACATATTGTGTTTCCCTGGTGGatatgcatataattaatgtgaACGATGGATATTTGGGGGGGTTGGTTGATCTTCGTTCATGGACATGTACGTGTATGAAGTTTAATTGCCTTGAGATCCTGTGCTCCCATTCAATATCTGCAGTGACCTTGAGAAACATTAATGTTCAAACATTATGTGCAAAATGGTTCACAGTTGAGTGTGTGCTTGCTGCTTACGCCGAATCAATCTTCCCAGTCGGACACAGACAAGAATGAGTTCGAAGACCATATGTTGGAGATTTTGAACCAATTTTACCACTGCAAAAAGTAGGAAGTGTAGGTCGATGTCAAACCGTCAGGATACCTTCAATTGGAGAGAAGCCACGACAAATACATAGGTGTACACGATGTGGTCAGAGAGGACATAACAAGAAAACGTGCAGAAAAACATTTATAACACCTGGCGTTGACCCATCTAAACTAAATAATATGTAATTTTTGTTTCGTTTTTtctgtacaacaccaattataCTATACAAATTTATAttgtacaatatgtaattttagcaccaaTTATACTATACAACATGTAACTTTAGcaaaatttatctaaacgatcacttagttatttatttgcttagttaaatgtacGACACCAATTATATTCTACAAATCTAATACgaatttatctaaatgatcacataacaaaaactaaacgatcgcataacaaaatttaaatgattgcataacaaaagttaaacgatcatataacaaaaactaaacgattgcataacagatatctaaacgattgtataacagacatctaaatgatcatgtgacaaaaactaaacgatcgcataaacatatatttaaacAATCGCATAATAGTTAGCCAAACGATCGGATAACAAAacttaaacgatcacataacaaaaactaaacgaccgcataatagatatctaaatgatcgcataatagatatctaaacgaccctataaaaaaaactaaatgatcgtttcgATCGTATAATGAatatctaaacaatcgcataacagttagctaaacgatcgcataacagatGTCTGcataacagttagctaaacgatcgcttagtagtctctatctgatcgcttagtaatatctaaacgctcgcttaatattctctaaatgctcgcttagtattctctatccAATCAGTTAGTATTCTCTCTACGAATACTTGACAACTTATAAGGTCTCCCTCAATTTCATTCATTTCTTGATAGTTGAGAGACGTGCGTTCACCAAACGGTCTGaagactttttaaaaattaagggtaattttggaatttcacaTGGACACAAGGTTAGTGATACAAAAGTTTTTAGAAAAAGGTtattggtagaaaagtttttgagtttcgggttattttgtgaaattttcctattttttttagcattttcCGAAGAAAAGTCATTGAAGGTATAATTCTAGAACCGAAGAATCAAGAGGGTTCACGAATCGTCTACTTGCCGCGTTTCTTTTGTATAAATCGACCTTCCCGTTTCCATGTTTTGATTCTTACAATTCCTAATTGTCGTACTTCACTGCACATTAATCTATCGTCTTCGTTACTTAGGGCTTCCTTCAATTACTGAACGGCTATGGCGAAAGACGGTCCCAACTGGGATGGGTTGCTCAAATGGAGTCTTGCTCACTCCGACGGAACTCGCCCTAATCGTAATTTGAggtcctctctctctctctctctctgtctgCTTGAATTGTCGATTAATCAAGTACTAAGATCTGTTTCTCGTCTTTGATATCTCATGTATTTGTTAATAGCTTTATTGGGTTATTGCTGTTGAAGCTATTGTGGTGCTTTTGCATTCTCTAACTGTTGTAGATGTTATTTTAGAAGATTGTTTTAGTTGCGAAGAACAATAAGAATTATTAATCTGTAAGGAGACGTTATTTGCTTAATACCCATTTCAGTAATGGAATCAATTTACTAGGTTAACTGACTATGCATCTCTTTAACACATATCTGCAATGATTTTTAAGTCGTCTTCCAGCATTAATTGTGTTAGTATGTGGGTGTATACCATAGTTGTTGCTATTGTTGCTGATTTTGAAGATGTGAACCTTGGTTTCAAATTATGTTGTGTGGCCGTGGTTAGATTTATCTGTTTTGCACGATGTGTTTCCTGGATGATTTATTAAAAGGTGGTGTTGAATTacgtcttttttatttttttcccagTGAGGAGGATAGGAGATGGTTTATGGAAGCAATGCAAGCTCAGAGTGTTGATGTTGTCCAGCGCATGAAGGAGATAACTCAAGTGATGCAGACTCCTGAGCAAGTCTTGGAAGCTCAAGGTGTTAATTCAGAGGATATTGAAGGTACTTTCATTTTCAGAACTATCCTTTTCCCTAGTCTCTCCGGGCAGGGGTTCTATTTCCTCTTAAGGACATTTTCTAAATTGTTGTGGTACATTTTCTGATCCTTGTAGATATGCTTGATGAGCTACAAGAGCATGTCGAGTCGATTGACATGGCCAATGGTAAAGTACTCTCTTTATtgcattatataaattaattgttggGTGGATGTGGATTGTTTCTATGATACCTTACGGGGAAGCATGACATGCTTTCATTTCTTTAAGAGAAAAACAGTTGGTAGAATCTACGAATTGCACTCAATTGACCGTGGTCTTTGTAGTTTCTATATGCTTTTGAGACAGAGGGCTTTTCATTGCTCTAGGTTGGTTGCTGTTAGGTTAGGCACCTAGTTTGATATATATCATGGAATAAGGGAGAAGCTGCTGCAGTTTCTGGCGTACTGTCACCACAATAACTAATGTAGAATTTTTTGGGGTGCTTTTACGTAGAAAGATTAGAAATTACCTGCAAATGGGTTTTGAACTGTTACATTCTGAGCAATGTTTCCAAGTTGTGGAATTATTGTTGAACTTTTTTCCAAGAATAAAATGTCACCGTTGAGTTTATGGTATCACTTCTTTGAGTGAAATTGTTTCTCATCCTCTTCACACTAATCATATTGCTGACAGACCTTCACTCTATTGGTGGGCTGCATCCTCTTCTTGGATATCTTAAGAATCCCCATGCAAATATTCGAGCCAAAGCTGcagaagttgtgaccactatCGTTCAGAATAACCCACGAAGTCAACAACTGGTGATGGAATTGAATGGTTTAGAGTCGCTTCTCATGAACTTTACTTCAGACCCTGATGTCACTGCTCGGACCAAAGCTCTTGGTGCTATATCCTGTCAGTATACAgattccttttttttcctcttttttttggTGAATAAGTGTTCAATTTGTTTCTGTATAGGCTTTAGGGGCTTTTGTGTATGTTGCTGACTTTGTTTtcggttttgtttttgttttccctTTGGCTGCTTTCTCTGCAGCTTTAATCCGATACAACAAACCTGGTATTGCTGCATTCCGACTTGCAAATGGTTATGCAGGCTTGAGAGATGCTCTTGGCTCCGAGAGTGTAAGATTTCAAAGGTAATTATGATTGAATCATAATCCATCACCTCCAACCACCTTGCCTTCACGACCTTAGGAAAATCCCATTTCCTCTTGGGAGTTTTAGGAGCTATAGGAATGAATATAATAATGTTCATTACTTCGATGCAATAAGTTCTTAGGTTTGAATGACAAATAGTGTAAATCCCTCTGTTTGGGGATAGCTGTTGTAATTGATCGAGTCTGTTTCTTTGTTATACAACTACTCATTGAGGGAACCATTGTGCAGGAAAGCCCTTAACTTAGTCCATTACCTGCTGCATGAAAATACTTCAGATTGCCACATAGTGAATGAACTCGGATTTCCTCGTATTATGCTACACCTGGCATCCAGTGATGATGCTGAGGTACGGGAAGCTGCTCTTCGTGGCCTCCTCGAACTTGCCAAGGACAAGACAGGTGAGAATGGTGGAGGGTTAGGTGAAGATGATGACAAGTTAAAGCAGGTTCTGGAGGAACGGATAAAGGGAATCAGTTTACTGTCACCTGAAGATCTTGGGGCAGCTAGGGAAGAAAGGCAGCTTGTCGATTCACTCTGGAACACCTGCTACAAAGAACCATCATCTCTCCGTGAAAAGGGTCTTCTTGTTCTTCCTGGAGAGGATGCACCACCTCCTGATGTTGCTAGTAAGCATTTTGAACCTCCTCTGAGAGCTTGGTCGGGAAGGCCTCCGGCTGATACAAGTCCTAAAACCGAAAAGAAAGAAACTCCTTTATTGCTGGGCTTAGGTTCTGCACCTGCACCTGCACCTGCACCTGAAGCTAGAGATGTTACTTCCAGTTCCACATCGAATACGAAAGAAGAAGTGGATTCGACTTCATAACTTAGGCTGTATATTTACTAGTTTTAACACCTGTTCAATGATCCTACTTTTTCCTTCCTCTGTGCCATGGTTGAACTTGCACCACCAAGGCACATCAAATAGGTAGTGGCCTCACCACTTCCTCTGTTATAGTCAAGGGTGATGTAGTTTTATGCCATCTTTGAGATATTTATTACCAAACTTCATTTCGATAGAATTCTATTTTTTGTGATTAGTTggattaagaatgaaaaatcaattattGTTGAACTTGAAAAAAGAGTCCATTTTAGTTGCTAGATATTGCTTTGCAAGACTTCACTTGGAATGATTTGTGCGTTATTTACGAATTTATATAGAAGTAATTATGCAATCTTTATTTTTGATATATTCTTTTTacaataataaattaatctcTCACTTTTCGTGAGTGTAGCTAATATATTGTAATGAAGTTTAAATATACTGTAAGGAGGAGGAGATTATATAAATCTCAATGTTTCGTGTAGCTAATATGATTCCTTTTACtgtttacaatttttttctcgCTTTCATTCATTATCGATTTTTAATGACATTTTCCCCA
The nucleotide sequence above comes from Benincasa hispida cultivar B227 chromosome 3, ASM972705v1, whole genome shotgun sequence. Encoded proteins:
- the LOC120074732 gene encoding uncharacterized protein LOC120074732, producing MAKDGPNWDGLLKWSLAHSDGTRPNRNLSEEDRRWFMEAMQAQSVDVVQRMKEITQVMQTPEQVLEAQGVNSEDIEDMLDELQEHVESIDMANDLHSIGGLHPLLGYLKNPHANIRAKAAEVVTTIVQNNPRSQQLVMELNGLESLLMNFTSDPDVTARTKALGAISSLIRYNKPGIAAFRLANGYAGLRDALGSESVRFQRKALNLVHYLLHENTSDCHIVNELGFPRIMLHLASSDDAEVREAALRGLLELAKDKTGENGGGLGEDDDKLKQVLEERIKGISLLSPEDLGAAREERQLVDSLWNTCYKEPSSLREKGLLVLPGEDAPPPDVASKHFEPPLRAWSGRPPADTSPKTEKKETPLLLGLGSAPAPAPAPEARDVTSSSTSNTKEEVDSTS